The Pyrus communis chromosome 8, drPyrComm1.1, whole genome shotgun sequence region tggattcttattataaattattttattagatTGGAGTTTTTATGTTAGCCGAATAAATGTTAAGCTAATCGGCTAATCCACATGTAATTAAGATAAGGTTGATAAGTCTGCGGAACATCGAAAATCCCTTTAATGCCTTTATTTAACAGTCTTTGCAAATAACTAAGAATTTGAATCCACATTTGTTGCTACAATCctgatttgtttatttattagtGGGTTTCTGGTTACAAATTTGATTGATGATTGGAGTTTGAGTTCTGTTACATTTTACAAtttgtgttttctaaagtcaaATTATTATGCCAGGAATTGTTTTCTGAGGTTGGTGACCTGAAACGTTATGGAGTACATTATGACAGAAGTGGGAGATCAAAGGTACCTTGTCAAGTTTTGCATTGTTGGTCCTTCTGGAGAATTCTTTGTGTCCTGCTGTAGTTTAAAACAAAGCTCTTTTTCACAGGGAACTGCAGATGTAGTTTTCTCACGACGAACGGATGCTGCGGCGGCTGTTAAAAGATACAACAATGTTCAGCTTGATGGGAAGCCGATGAAGATTGAGATTGTAGGAACGAACATTGGGACACCTGGAGCCCCACCTGCTTTCCCCCCTGCTGCAAATGGAAATTTTGGAAATCGGAATGGACCACCCATGGGGTATGTTGTGTACCATACATTTTACTTTAGAATTAGCTCTCAATGATGTTTGTGCTTATACATTTTTTTCGCTTTTTAGTAAATGACTTTAAGGAATAAGAggttattttgatttttgattgcTATAAGAAGCTCTTGGCTTTTGTTCTAGGCATTAGTTAATCTTTCTAGCCAACATTTGTCTGGAATAAGAATGCATCAAGGTGcaagttttgattttgcatCTGCTGGATGTTGTTGTGCCTATTTACGACTTTGCATTATTGGCTTGGTTTTATTATGGGCTGTAGTCTTTAAAATCTTTAAACATGTTGTAACTGAAAAttctaaacaaataaataatcttGAATTAATGACTTTGATACTTAtttatttagattaaaatgCATTTGTATGATATTTAAACTGATGTTCCATCATGCCTAAGTTACCCCTTCGAATATAGCTGATGTTTTGTCTCATACATGTGTTTGAGTCATGAGATGTAGCAATTGGGAAGACTGAGCTTCTATTATTGTTGGATGTGCGTACGTATTATCTGTGCCACATTTTAATTTATCTGAAGCTGattatgtatttgttggggCTGTTGAGCAGGGGACAAAGTAGGGGTGGTGCATTTGGACGTATacgcggcggcggcggcggcggtggtggGCGTGGTGGCCGTGGTCCTAGAAGGGGCGGTGGTGGACGTGGAAGTGGAAGGGGCCGTGGTGAAAAGGACCAAAAGGTTTCTGCTGAAGATCTTGATGCCGAGCTAGAGAAGTACCATGCAGCAGCAGAATCAATGCAAGAGTAAAGTGAAATCAGCTGTATGAAGTGTCGGCTTTATTACATCTTTTATGGCTCACTGGTGCTCGGTGATTTTCTGTATTTCTATCAAAACCCAATTTCCTTGAGAGATAAATCATGCGTAGGAAGAACTTTTAGAATCTTGCTTATGTAGTTTGGGCACTTATTATGTTTGTTTAGACATGGGTATGAGATATGTGGGTTAATGGACAGTTTCAGTACTTTGAACTGAACTCTCACTTCATTAGCTTCTTCAATCCCTTTTTATACATTCAACAAGTTGGCGTTATGGAATTGGGAAGCTTATCTCTCTGTTTCTCCGCACACAAAGACAAAACTGGCTGCAGAACGTGTGAAAGGATTGAGCCTTAGAGTTCACACACTGCTGCAATGAGTTTGGTTGGTTCTACTGCATGTAAAATGGCGTACTTCGCATGAGGTAGATATCTCTGTTTTCCTTGGCT contains the following coding sequences:
- the LOC137741663 gene encoding THO complex subunit 4A-like, which gives rise to MQDPLSMSLDDLIKTSKKSGSGNARGRGGRGTSGPGPARRLPNRGANRTTPYPAAAKAPEAAWQHDMYGDLGAAAYAAPAGRASAIETGTKLYISNLDYGVSNEDIKELFSEVGDLKRYGVHYDRSGRSKGTADVVFSRRTDAAAAVKRYNNVQLDGKPMKIEIVGTNIGTPGAPPAFPPAANGNFGNRNGPPMGGQSRGGAFGRIRGGGGGGGGRGGRGPRRGGGGRGSGRGRGEKDQKVSAEDLDAELEKYHAAAESMQE